One window of Candidatus Schekmanbacteria bacterium genomic DNA carries:
- a CDS encoding CoA ester lyase: MEEIEVERLRRTMLYVPGSSEKMINKSTTLEVDSLIIDLEDAVAITEKENARSLVAEMLLKVDFGEKEKNVRINSLETPFGEEDIRTIVPSKPDGIIIPKVNCAEDVRKVERIVEEVEKSTTVEVGSINLMAMIETPQGIANIDEIASSSKRMKALLFGAADYTKETRGRITQERLEAIYPLNRILIAARCAGIDAIDSPYFNVRDEEGLVKHTQFVVNMGYDGKSVIHPGQIAPVNKLFSPTEEEIAFAKKIIDAYEKAKAEGKGAIEVDGELVEQLHVDNAKRVLLKAEKAGLL, encoded by the coding sequence ATGGAGGAGATAGAAGTGGAAAGATTAAGAAGAACAATGCTTTATGTTCCCGGTTCAAGTGAAAAAATGATCAATAAATCAACAACGCTTGAAGTAGATTCGCTAATAATAGACCTTGAAGACGCTGTTGCAATTACAGAAAAGGAAAACGCAAGGTCCTTAGTGGCAGAGATGCTTTTGAAAGTTGACTTTGGAGAGAAGGAAAAGAATGTAAGAATTAATTCCCTCGAAACACCATTTGGAGAAGAGGATATTAGAACAATTGTCCCTTCAAAACCGGATGGTATAATTATCCCAAAGGTAAATTGCGCTGAAGATGTAAGAAAGGTTGAAAGAATTGTGGAGGAGGTTGAAAAATCAACAACAGTTGAGGTAGGAAGTATAAATTTAATGGCTATGATTGAAACCCCTCAGGGGATAGCTAATATTGATGAAATCGCTTCTTCTTCAAAAAGGATGAAAGCATTGTTATTTGGAGCGGCAGATTATACCAAAGAGACAAGAGGAAGGATTACTCAGGAGCGTCTTGAAGCAATTTATCCTTTAAATAGAATATTGATTGCGGCGCGCTGTGCGGGGATTGACGCTATAGATTCTCCTTACTTTAATGTTAGGGATGAAGAGGGGCTTGTGAAGCATACACAGTTTGTGGTTAATATGGGCTATGATGGCAAATCAGTAATTCATCCCGGCCAGATTGCTCCTGTGAATAAGCTTTTCAGCCCCACAGAGGAGGAAATTGCTTTTGCCAAAAAGATTATCGACGCCTATGAAAAAGCAAAAGCCGAAGGCAAGGGCGCTATTGAAGTAGATGGGGAACTCGTTGAACAGCTTCATGTGGATAACGCAAAACGTGTTCTCTTGAAGGCAGAGAAAGCGGGTCTTCTTTGA